One Stenotrophomonas oahuensis genomic region harbors:
- a CDS encoding chloride channel protein, protein MIDLHRARQRLAALVFSEAWRRRAALWGGAVVVALVAIVFAKASDAAFHVFQRIIAHSPYWALLLTPGIFALLAWLTAGALRPTRGSGIPQVIAALEKPDEEFRQVNLSPAVSAGKLLLTSLSLLGGASVGREGPTVHVGASLMYLFGRWFGFRDPRELSHFLLAGGAAGIAAAFNTPLAGIVFAIEELSGRFEHRFSGTLLTAVIVGGVVSLGLLGNYTYFGHVTARLPLGQGWVAILLCGVVAGLLGGLFAKAVLLTVAGRPRWLGALRQRHPVLLAAGCGLVVVLLALGFGEGAFGTGYEQARSLVQGQAMVGHEFGLMKLLANLASYVAGIPGGLFSPALAVGAGIGHNLAALMPAVDPRAFVLLGMCAYLTGVTQAPLTSAVISLELTDSGDLLLPILATVLIARGVSGLVCRVPIYRGLADQLTAPQRT, encoded by the coding sequence ATGATCGATCTGCATCGCGCGCGCCAGCGGCTGGCTGCACTTGTCTTCAGCGAAGCGTGGCGGCGCCGCGCGGCGTTGTGGGGTGGGGCCGTGGTGGTCGCACTGGTGGCGATCGTGTTTGCCAAGGCCAGTGATGCGGCGTTTCATGTGTTCCAGCGCATCATTGCGCATTCACCGTACTGGGCGCTTTTGTTGACACCTGGGATATTCGCGCTGCTTGCGTGGCTGACGGCGGGTGCCTTGCGTCCCACACGCGGCAGCGGCATTCCCCAGGTGATTGCCGCGCTCGAAAAACCAGATGAGGAATTTCGCCAGGTCAATCTTTCGCCGGCGGTATCCGCAGGCAAGCTGCTGCTGACCTCTCTATCGTTGCTGGGCGGTGCATCGGTCGGGCGTGAAGGGCCTACCGTGCACGTGGGTGCCAGCCTGATGTACCTGTTTGGACGCTGGTTCGGGTTTCGTGATCCGCGCGAGCTTTCGCACTTCCTGCTGGCGGGCGGTGCAGCCGGTATTGCGGCGGCGTTCAACACACCCCTGGCCGGTATTGTGTTCGCGATTGAGGAGCTGAGTGGTCGCTTTGAACACCGCTTCTCCGGCACCTTGCTGACGGCGGTGATCGTGGGCGGCGTGGTGTCGCTCGGGCTGTTGGGCAACTACACCTATTTCGGACATGTGACCGCGCGCCTGCCGCTGGGGCAGGGCTGGGTGGCCATTCTGTTATGCGGCGTGGTGGCAGGACTGCTGGGCGGCCTGTTTGCCAAGGCGGTGCTGTTGACCGTGGCCGGTCGTCCGCGTTGGCTGGGTGCACTGCGGCAGCGTCATCCCGTGCTGCTTGCGGCCGGTTGCGGGCTGGTGGTCGTGCTGCTGGCGCTGGGTTTTGGTGAAGGTGCCTTTGGTACCGGCTATGAGCAGGCACGCAGCCTGGTACAGGGGCAGGCGATGGTCGGCCATGAGTTTGGCCTGATGAAGCTGCTGGCGAACCTCGCGTCCTATGTAGCGGGTATTCCTGGCGGCCTGTTCTCGCCTGCACTTGCAGTGGGTGCCGGCATCGGCCACAACCTCGCGGCGCTGATGCCCGCAGTGGACCCTCGCGCGTTCGTGCTGCTGGGCATGTGCGCGTACCTCACCGGCGTCACCCAGGCCCCACTGACCTCCGCTGTGATCTCGCTGGAACTGACCGACAGCGGCGATCTGCTGCTGCCGATCCTGGCTACGGTGCTGATCGCCCGCGGCGTCTCCGGCCTGGTCTGTCGCGTACCGATCTACCGCGGCCTCGCCGACCAGCTCACCGCCCCCCAGCGAACCTGA
- a CDS encoding BCCT family transporter, which yields MQSTAPHHPPVRQRILPQVFIPTAAIVIALLALAALAPELATSWFTAAKTWAANDAGWFTILSVAGFLVFVVGVALSRFGQLKLGPDHSTPDYSYGSWFAMLFAAGMGIGLMFFGVAEPIMHFATPPVGAPETAAAAKQAMRITFFHWGIHAWAIYAVVALSLAYFAYRHNLPLRVRSALYPLIGERIHGPIGHTVDTFAALGTIFGLATSLGLGVMQINAGLNYLFGWEVSTLVQVGLIIAITLVATGSVVAGLDSGVRRLSELNMILAAALLAFVLVCGPTAHLMQALVQNTGMYVSQLFSMTFNLYAYEPNGWLGGWTLFYWGWWIAWSPFVGMFIARISRGRTVREFVIGVLLVPLGFTFLWMTIYGNSALHMVRADGIQQLVTAVSTDSSMALFEFLEHLPLTMLTSSLAVVLVALFFVTSADSGALVIDMLTSKGEEESPLWQRIFWALLVGALAIALLIAGGLESLQAATIASALPFTVVMILMCWGLLKAMHLDATKRSILRDARILPGTSDDWKARLKLLAHNPLKIEVTGFIQQKVMPALQDVAAELRKQDLPVQVTHGEDGRAWLQVGHGEEMDFFYSVRPQPYAAPTFALQDPRRPVKEGTQYYRAEVYLREGGQDYDVMGWTQVQLIHDVLDQYERHRQFLDRVR from the coding sequence ATGCAGAGCACCGCTCCGCACCATCCCCCCGTTCGCCAGCGCATTCTGCCGCAGGTGTTCATTCCCACCGCCGCCATCGTCATTGCATTGCTTGCACTGGCCGCACTAGCTCCAGAACTGGCTACATCCTGGTTTACCGCCGCCAAGACCTGGGCGGCCAATGATGCAGGCTGGTTCACCATCCTTTCGGTGGCTGGCTTTCTGGTCTTCGTGGTTGGCGTTGCGCTCAGCCGCTTTGGTCAGCTGAAGCTGGGCCCGGACCACAGCACGCCCGACTACAGCTACGGCAGCTGGTTTGCCATGCTGTTCGCCGCCGGCATGGGCATCGGACTGATGTTCTTCGGTGTCGCCGAACCCATCATGCATTTCGCCACGCCACCCGTAGGTGCGCCGGAAACCGCCGCGGCCGCCAAGCAGGCCATGCGCATCACCTTCTTCCACTGGGGCATCCACGCCTGGGCGATCTACGCCGTGGTAGCGCTGTCGCTGGCGTACTTTGCGTACCGGCACAACCTGCCGCTGCGGGTGCGCTCGGCGCTCTACCCGCTGATCGGCGAGCGCATCCACGGGCCGATCGGGCACACCGTGGATACTTTCGCTGCGCTGGGCACGATCTTTGGCCTGGCGACCTCGCTGGGCCTGGGCGTCATGCAGATCAATGCCGGCCTGAACTACCTGTTCGGTTGGGAGGTGAGCACGCTGGTCCAGGTAGGTCTCATCATCGCCATCACCCTGGTGGCCACCGGCTCCGTCGTGGCTGGGCTCGACAGCGGTGTGCGCAGGCTGTCGGAACTGAACATGATTCTGGCCGCGGCACTGCTGGCCTTTGTTCTGGTCTGCGGTCCCACCGCCCATCTGATGCAGGCCCTGGTGCAGAACACCGGCATGTATGTGTCGCAGCTGTTCTCGATGACCTTCAATCTGTATGCCTATGAACCCAACGGCTGGCTGGGTGGATGGACCCTGTTCTACTGGGGCTGGTGGATCGCATGGTCGCCCTTCGTCGGCATGTTCATCGCGCGTATCTCGCGCGGACGCACGGTGCGCGAATTCGTCATCGGCGTGCTGCTGGTGCCGCTGGGCTTCACCTTCCTGTGGATGACCATCTACGGCAACAGCGCCCTGCACATGGTCAGGGCCGATGGCATACAGCAACTGGTTACAGCCGTCTCCACCGACAGTTCCATGGCCCTGTTCGAGTTCCTCGAACACCTGCCGCTTACGATGCTGACGTCGTCGCTGGCGGTGGTACTGGTCGCGCTGTTCTTCGTCACCTCGGCGGACTCCGGCGCGCTGGTGATCGACATGCTCACGTCGAAGGGCGAAGAGGAGTCGCCACTGTGGCAGCGTATCTTCTGGGCGCTGCTCGTCGGCGCACTGGCCATCGCCCTGCTGATCGCGGGCGGACTGGAGTCATTGCAGGCGGCCACCATCGCCAGTGCCCTTCCCTTTACCGTGGTGATGATTCTGATGTGTTGGGGCCTGCTCAAGGCCATGCACCTGGATGCCACCAAGCGCTCGATTCTGCGCGACGCGCGCATCCTGCCTGGCACCAGCGACGACTGGAAGGCACGCCTGAAGCTGCTGGCGCACAATCCGCTGAAGATCGAGGTCACCGGCTTCATCCAGCAGAAGGTGATGCCCGCCCTGCAGGACGTGGCCGCGGAGCTGCGCAAGCAGGACCTGCCAGTGCAGGTCACCCATGGCGAGGACGGTCGCGCCTGGCTGCAGGTCGGCCACGGCGAGGAGATGGACTTCTTCTACTCGGTGCGCCCGCAGCCCTATGCCGCGCCGACCTTCGCCCTGCAGGACCCGCGCCGACCGGTGAAGGAAGGCACCCAGTACTACCGCGCCGAGGTCTACCTGCGTGAGGGTGGCCAGGACTACGACGTGATGGGCTGGACCCAGGTCCAGCTGATCCATGACGTGCTGGACCAGTACGAACGCCACCGCCAGTTCCTGGACCGCGTGCGCTGA
- a CDS encoding XVIPCD domain-containing protein yields MNDPTRKEGASVDAAARNAANVAFDPTYTSSNSEVHGKAGRTSVSATPDDGGFKVTQEARQQGSGPAGGPFRATTLGAGESSGDGRVQYQLELETVAGQRQKSGIVESTHTEGLRGRYRVSLPEGEGTDPTLINPFDPQTLPKGGSVTLDAQSFSGTAMAGTFRNIAAEHKLTEAEGASLRVDRLEDGGVRVTTGPNQAVEAFNGIGFSAKGVTAIAGRQDALGQSSVRTATFDLADAQGQAAYQQFVANGSLDSKMPGVADVATVERLGMSSQTRLKVDVGSVFGVDVAGQRNTGDVTQVRRDNGSYTELRNVQYSGNLPVTRLSQYGADGQELRDQRRYEFTFDLRQHAQGDQVAGLLNSALTGDTGERGPVKAGELNTVSFSEDQMRAMMERTQQMVQDNPMAGERWRLLAEDGRGGLQTDVDAYAASLARNRGNSEYGMAEQMFRLATADKDAGVEKIDATVDGAHLRNLPPPSPLLPVNDPRQSSSADHPLWLQSHGAVSRLDAAMGRQPDQSTERLGMALLVAAKDKGMCRIDEAVLSEDARYAFAVQGQPHAADRQVARTDTAQAVSTPVEKQLETLESVNQRIGENAQAQQQEAQVQEQAVSRSMGR; encoded by the coding sequence ATGAACGACCCGACACGGAAGGAGGGCGCGTCCGTTGACGCAGCCGCACGCAACGCCGCCAACGTAGCCTTCGATCCGACCTACACCTCCTCCAACTCTGAAGTGCACGGAAAGGCCGGTCGCACTTCGGTCAGCGCCACGCCGGACGACGGCGGCTTCAAGGTCACCCAGGAAGCGCGCCAGCAGGGCAGCGGTCCGGCAGGTGGACCGTTCCGGGCCACCACGCTGGGCGCGGGCGAAAGCAGCGGCGATGGCCGCGTGCAGTATCAGCTGGAGCTGGAGACCGTGGCGGGTCAGCGCCAGAAGAGCGGGATCGTTGAGTCGACGCATACCGAAGGGCTGCGTGGTCGTTACCGGGTCAGCCTGCCCGAGGGCGAAGGCACCGATCCGACGCTGATCAATCCGTTCGATCCGCAAACCCTTCCGAAAGGTGGCAGCGTCACTCTGGATGCGCAATCGTTCAGTGGCACCGCCATGGCCGGCACGTTCCGGAACATCGCCGCCGAGCACAAACTGACCGAAGCCGAAGGCGCAAGCCTGCGCGTGGATCGGCTGGAGGATGGCGGCGTGCGCGTGACCACGGGCCCCAATCAAGCGGTGGAAGCCTTCAACGGAATCGGCTTTTCGGCCAAGGGCGTGACCGCGATCGCGGGTCGCCAGGACGCACTGGGCCAATCCAGCGTGCGTACGGCGACGTTTGACCTCGCCGATGCGCAGGGGCAGGCCGCGTACCAGCAGTTCGTGGCCAACGGATCGCTTGATTCGAAAATGCCGGGCGTTGCGGACGTTGCCACGGTCGAGCGGCTGGGCATGAGTTCGCAGACGCGCCTGAAGGTGGACGTGGGCAGCGTGTTCGGCGTGGACGTGGCCGGCCAGCGCAACACCGGCGATGTAACCCAGGTGCGCCGCGACAATGGCAGCTATACCGAACTGCGCAACGTGCAGTACAGCGGCAACCTTCCAGTGACCCGTCTCAGCCAGTATGGAGCCGATGGTCAGGAGCTGCGCGACCAGCGCCGCTACGAGTTCACCTTCGACCTGCGCCAGCATGCGCAGGGGGATCAGGTGGCAGGCCTGCTCAACAGCGCGTTGACCGGCGATACCGGTGAGCGAGGGCCGGTCAAGGCGGGTGAGCTCAATACGGTCAGCTTCAGCGAAGACCAGATGCGCGCGATGATGGAACGCACCCAGCAGATGGTGCAGGACAACCCGATGGCAGGTGAGCGTTGGCGTCTGCTGGCTGAAGACGGGCGCGGCGGGCTGCAGACCGACGTGGATGCGTACGCGGCGTCGCTGGCACGCAACCGGGGCAACTCGGAGTACGGCATGGCCGAACAGATGTTCCGGCTGGCCACGGCAGACAAAGATGCAGGCGTGGAGAAGATCGATGCCACGGTGGACGGCGCGCATCTGCGCAACCTACCGCCGCCGTCGCCGCTGCTGCCGGTGAACGATCCGCGCCAGAGCAGCAGTGCCGATCATCCGCTGTGGCTGCAGAGCCATGGTGCCGTTTCCCGACTCGATGCCGCCATGGGCCGGCAACCGGACCAGAGCACCGAGCGGCTGGGCATGGCGCTGCTGGTAGCCGCGAAGGACAAGGGCATGTGCCGGATTGACGAAGCCGTGCTGAGCGAAGACGCGCGTTATGCGTTCGCGGTGCAGGGGCAGCCGCATGCGGCGGATCGGCAGGTTGCGCGGACTGACACGGCGCAGGCGGTGTCTACGCCGGTTGAGAAGCAGCTGGAGACGCTGGAGAGCGTGAATCAGCGAATTGGCGAGAATGCGCAGGCGCAGCAGCAGGAAGCGCAGGTGCAGGAACAGGCTGTGTCGCGGTCAATGGGTCGCTGA
- a CDS encoding OprD family outer membrane porin produces MRNLSISALAAACLASGSAMAEETTEGFFKGAEVDLTATNFYYNRDFRSGSGQGKREEWAQGLMIDARSGYTPGVVGFGLDLLGLGDLKLDGSDAEVGTGILPYDEDGARTTFGRVAVTGKAKAGPAELRVGSHITSDLTLKSNTSRLLPQTFEGASLGASFKNGLELGYKRFDRSWYRDGVDRVHLTITNKDRRFSGTPDSDHLDLFTAGWKVNDQLKLRIEHAELQDIYRQQVASVAYRQPLPVGRLDTELRYYVSDDVGQALAGVVDNRAVNALVTWNVNGQEFALAYQDMSGDTAMPFVGGTDGNVFNWTFINDFMERDERSWQARYQLDGKRICIPGLKFLVRYVKGDNARPNTFAGEGRQWQRDFEIGYTFQSEALKDFSIRWRNGFFRSNYQRDAEENRLMLVYSTSP; encoded by the coding sequence ATGCGTAACCTTTCGATTTCCGCTCTGGCGGCCGCGTGCCTGGCCAGTGGCTCGGCGATGGCCGAGGAAACGACCGAGGGCTTCTTCAAGGGAGCCGAAGTGGATCTGACCGCCACCAATTTCTACTACAACCGCGATTTCCGCAGCGGTAGTGGTCAGGGCAAGCGTGAGGAATGGGCGCAGGGCCTGATGATCGATGCCCGCAGCGGTTACACCCCAGGCGTGGTGGGCTTCGGCCTGGACCTGCTCGGGCTGGGCGACCTGAAGCTGGACGGCAGCGATGCCGAAGTGGGCACCGGCATCCTGCCGTACGACGAAGACGGTGCGCGCACGACCTTCGGGCGCGTGGCGGTGACCGGCAAGGCCAAGGCCGGCCCGGCGGAACTGCGCGTCGGCAGCCATATCACGTCCGACCTGACCTTGAAGTCCAACACCAGCCGCCTGCTGCCGCAGACTTTCGAAGGTGCGTCGCTGGGTGCGTCGTTCAAGAATGGCCTGGAGCTGGGCTACAAGCGCTTCGACCGCAGCTGGTATCGCGACGGTGTCGATCGCGTGCATCTGACCATCACCAACAAGGATCGTCGCTTCAGCGGAACCCCGGATTCGGATCACCTGGATCTGTTCACCGCTGGCTGGAAGGTCAACGACCAGTTGAAGCTGCGGATCGAGCACGCCGAGCTGCAGGACATCTACCGCCAGCAGGTGGCCTCTGTGGCGTATCGCCAGCCTCTGCCTGTCGGCCGGCTGGACACCGAGCTGCGCTATTACGTGTCCGATGATGTCGGACAAGCGCTGGCGGGGGTGGTCGACAACCGTGCGGTGAATGCGCTGGTGACATGGAACGTCAACGGGCAGGAGTTCGCACTGGCCTATCAGGACATGAGCGGCGACACCGCGATGCCATTCGTGGGCGGCACCGACGGCAACGTGTTCAACTGGACCTTCATCAACGACTTCATGGAGCGTGACGAGCGAAGCTGGCAGGCCCGCTACCAGCTGGATGGCAAGCGCATCTGCATTCCGGGTCTGAAGTTCCTGGTGCGCTATGTGAAGGGTGACAATGCGCGCCCGAACACCTTTGCAGGTGAAGGACGCCAGTGGCAGCGCGATTTCGAGATCGGCTACACCTTCCAAAGCGAGGCGCTGAAGGACTTTTCGATTCGCTGGCGCAACGGCTTCTTCCGTTCGAACTATCAGCGTGATGCGGAGGAGAACCGTTTGATGCTGGTGTATTCCACCTCTCCTTGA
- a CDS encoding GntP family permease, whose amino-acid sequence MHEWFVLANAMFAILLIVLLIIYFKVNPMIALVAGPLYLGLSSGLGFAETIKAINEGFGELMGKIGLLIGFGVMIGAFLHRMGAFQQVVRLLVRTFKPRQMPYAFATILTAIFPPIYTDVLLLMSAPLARATARRMGGDALPKMAAAVGVGIYMALTMVVPGVAALALSAVLDVELGTMLLVGLAIAIPTVFLTLWGFHWLLHRGFWKPETDELPEDEQPAVIAADEATEGNAVPLKLSLLPIIVPMLMIALGAVDRVMGWDAPVLEAIGNSTFALFCGLALAFFIARFTIPAKDRSGAVTDAFKESGQILLLTGVAGSLSAVVATTGMGDILSGYFTANTAAPLLLVWLVAAILHIAIGSVSASAITAASLLAPALHSLDVPPVLVALAAGSGSLFLVHVTSNTFWLMQTTMGMTLRGTLKTLSLPLSMASVVSLVLILIASAIF is encoded by the coding sequence ATGCACGAGTGGTTTGTGCTGGCGAACGCCATGTTCGCTATTTTGTTGATCGTTCTGCTGATCATCTATTTCAAGGTCAACCCGATGATCGCGCTGGTCGCCGGGCCGCTGTACCTGGGGCTCAGCTCCGGGTTGGGCTTTGCCGAAACCATCAAGGCCATCAACGAAGGGTTTGGCGAACTGATGGGCAAGATCGGCCTGCTGATCGGCTTCGGGGTGATGATCGGGGCATTCCTGCATCGCATGGGGGCATTCCAGCAGGTGGTGCGACTGCTGGTGAGAACCTTCAAGCCGAGGCAGATGCCGTACGCGTTTGCGACCATCCTGACGGCGATCTTCCCGCCGATCTACACGGACGTGCTGCTGCTGATGTCGGCCCCGCTGGCTCGCGCGACCGCGCGCCGCATGGGCGGCGACGCGCTGCCGAAGATGGCCGCCGCCGTGGGCGTGGGCATCTACATGGCGCTGACCATGGTGGTGCCGGGTGTGGCAGCGCTGGCGTTGTCGGCGGTGCTGGACGTGGAGCTGGGCACCATGCTGCTGGTAGGCCTGGCGATTGCCATTCCGACCGTGTTCCTGACCCTGTGGGGCTTCCACTGGCTGCTGCATCGCGGGTTCTGGAAGCCGGAAACCGACGAGCTGCCGGAAGACGAGCAGCCGGCGGTGATCGCCGCTGACGAAGCCACCGAAGGCAACGCGGTGCCGCTGAAACTGTCGCTGCTGCCGATCATCGTGCCGATGCTGATGATCGCGCTGGGTGCGGTGGACCGTGTGATGGGCTGGGATGCGCCGGTGCTGGAAGCCATTGGCAACTCCACCTTCGCGTTGTTCTGCGGCCTGGCGCTGGCGTTCTTCATCGCCCGTTTCACCATCCCGGCGAAAGACCGCAGCGGCGCGGTGACCGACGCATTCAAGGAGAGTGGCCAGATTCTGCTGCTGACCGGCGTGGCTGGCTCGTTGTCGGCGGTGGTGGCTACCACCGGCATGGGCGACATCCTGTCGGGCTACTTCACTGCGAACACGGCGGCACCGCTGCTGCTGGTGTGGCTGGTGGCGGCGATCCTGCACATTGCGATCGGCTCGGTGTCCGCCTCGGCAATCACCGCCGCCAGCCTGCTGGCACCGGCCCTGCATTCGCTGGACGTGCCGCCAGTGCTGGTGGCATTGGCCGCGGGTTCGGGCTCGCTGTTCCTGGTGCATGTGACCAGCAATACGTTCTGGCTGATGCAGACCACGATGGGCATGACCCTGCGTGGAACATTGAAGACACTGAGCCTGCCGTTGTCGATGGCGTCGGTGGTGTCGCTGGTTCTGATCCTCATCGCCAGCGCGATCTTCTAA
- a CDS encoding hydroxymethylglutaryl-CoA lyase, whose product MTASRPLVVQEVCLRDGLQIEPVFVPTAEKIRLGNAFGELGFARVEVSSFVSPRAVPALVDAAEVFAGLKRAAGTVYVALVPNLKGAERALAAGADELNLVMSAGETHNLANMRMTAEQSFAGFAQIATLNNGSKLLNGTVATAFGCPFEGVQAPAKVLDIVRRYLDLGCTGITLADTTGMANPRQVARLVEQALQLVDAAALTLHFHDTRGLGLANVVAAYDAGAQRFDASLGGLGGCPFAPGASGNICTEDLVAMCEEMVIPTGLDLLRLIELSKTLPALVGHETSGQVAKAGRVGDLHPAPPGLRAA is encoded by the coding sequence ATGACCGCATCCCGTCCCCTGGTCGTGCAGGAAGTCTGCCTGCGCGATGGCCTGCAGATCGAACCCGTGTTCGTGCCGACCGCAGAGAAGATCCGGCTGGGCAACGCCTTCGGCGAGCTGGGCTTCGCGCGTGTCGAGGTGAGCAGTTTTGTGTCGCCGAGAGCCGTGCCGGCGTTGGTCGATGCCGCCGAGGTGTTCGCTGGGCTGAAGCGTGCCGCTGGCACAGTGTATGTGGCGCTGGTGCCGAACCTGAAAGGCGCAGAGCGTGCATTGGCAGCCGGTGCTGATGAACTGAACCTGGTGATGTCGGCGGGCGAAACCCACAATCTGGCCAACATGCGCATGACCGCCGAACAGAGTTTCGCCGGCTTTGCGCAGATCGCCACGCTCAACAACGGCAGCAAGCTGCTCAATGGTACGGTGGCGACGGCTTTCGGTTGCCCGTTCGAAGGCGTGCAGGCCCCGGCCAAGGTGCTGGACATCGTGCGCCGTTACCTGGACCTGGGCTGCACCGGCATCACCTTGGCCGACACCACCGGCATGGCCAACCCGCGCCAGGTGGCACGATTGGTCGAGCAGGCGCTGCAGCTGGTGGATGCCGCCGCGCTGACTCTGCATTTCCATGACACCCGCGGGCTGGGGCTGGCCAATGTGGTGGCGGCGTATGACGCCGGTGCGCAGCGCTTCGATGCCTCGCTGGGTGGGCTGGGCGGCTGTCCGTTCGCGCCGGGGGCGTCGGGCAACATCTGCACCGAAGATCTGGTGGCGATGTGCGAGGAGATGGTCATCCCCACCGGATTGGATCTGCTCAGGCTCATCGAACTTTCAAAAACGCTGCCGGCGCTGGTCGGCCACGAAACCTCCGGTCAGGTCGCCAAGGCCGGCCGGGTAGGCGACCTGCATCCGGCACCGCCGGGCCTGCGCGCCGCCTGA
- a CDS encoding CaiB/BaiF CoA transferase family protein has product MPGPLQGIRVVEFGTLIAAPFAARLFAEFGAEVIKVESPEGGDPLRKWRKLHGDTSLWWSLQARNKKSVVLDLKSADGADAARQLAASADVVIENFRPGGLEKLGLGWDALSALNPNLIMVRISGYGQTGPYRDRPGFGAIGEAMGGIRYTTGDPSTPPARVGVSLGDSLASLHGVMGALMALLRVKTGQGGGQVVDVSLVESVFNLMESLVPEYAMFGEVRERTGGALPGISPSNTYPTADGAFVVIAGNSDPIYRRLMRAIGREDLADDPSLATNPGRVARNAELDAAITHWTSGRNIDAVLEALDLADVPAGRIYSAADIVADPHYQARGMLLNTTLPDGQPITLPGIVPTLSETPGEMRWTGPALGEHTAQVLADLGLGADAIARITAKEK; this is encoded by the coding sequence ATGCCAGGTCCGTTGCAAGGCATTCGTGTTGTTGAATTCGGGACGCTGATTGCCGCGCCGTTCGCCGCGCGCCTGTTCGCCGAATTCGGAGCCGAAGTGATCAAGGTGGAGTCGCCGGAAGGGGGCGACCCGCTGCGCAAATGGCGCAAGCTTCATGGCGACACCTCGCTGTGGTGGTCGCTGCAGGCGCGCAACAAGAAGTCCGTGGTGCTGGACCTGAAGTCCGCCGACGGGGCCGACGCGGCACGCCAGCTGGCTGCCAGCGCCGACGTGGTGATCGAGAACTTCCGCCCCGGTGGCCTGGAAAAGCTGGGGCTGGGCTGGGACGCGCTGTCGGCGCTGAACCCGAACCTGATCATGGTGCGCATCTCGGGTTACGGCCAGACCGGCCCCTATCGCGACCGCCCCGGCTTCGGCGCCATTGGCGAGGCCATGGGTGGCATCCGTTACACCACCGGCGACCCGAGCACGCCACCGGCACGCGTGGGCGTCAGCCTGGGCGATTCGCTGGCCTCGCTGCACGGCGTGATGGGTGCGCTGATGGCGCTGCTGCGGGTGAAGACCGGGCAGGGCGGCGGACAGGTCGTCGACGTCTCGCTGGTCGAGAGCGTGTTCAACCTGATGGAAAGCCTGGTGCCCGAGTACGCGATGTTCGGCGAGGTGCGTGAGCGCACCGGCGGCGCATTGCCGGGCATCAGCCCGTCTAATACCTACCCGACCGCCGATGGTGCGTTCGTGGTCATTGCGGGCAACAGCGACCCGATCTACCGGCGCCTGATGCGCGCGATCGGCCGTGAGGACCTGGCCGACGATCCGTCGCTGGCCACCAACCCGGGGCGCGTGGCGCGAAATGCCGAGCTGGATGCGGCCATCACCCACTGGACCAGTGGCCGCAACATCGACGCGGTGTTGGAGGCGCTGGATCTGGCCGACGTGCCGGCCGGCCGTATCTATTCGGCGGCCGACATCGTGGCCGACCCGCACTATCAGGCGCGCGGCATGTTGTTGAACACCACCTTGCCGGACGGGCAGCCGATCACGCTGCCGGGCATCGTGCCCACGCTTTCGGAGACGCCCGGCGAAATGCGCTGGACCGGTCCGGCGCTGGGCGAACACACCGCACAGGTGCTTGCCGATCTGGGACTGGGTGCCGATGCCATTGCCCGGATCACGGCGAAGGAGAAGTGA
- a CDS encoding LysR substrate-binding domain-containing protein — MTQPMPVDRISLTTLRLFVAVVEEGSLSKAAERESIATSAASRRLNDLESGLDVVLFTRNSRGMQLTLAGESLLQHARRMLLAASALSSELLEYRRGIRGHIRMLANLSAIVAYLPEALEAFFLEHPDLRIELEERPTPGVVRGIQEGWAEIGVCSGDSELGDLAVLPFRRDRLVMLMRPDHPLAGKGPIAFADTLPYDQVALHAESSIFTRSQIAARDAGRSLRRRIHVPGFDAICRTVQAGLGIGLVPEPVFELFGRSMKLHFEPLTDAWAERELKLVYRNGRTLSTAAQQLLDHLRPKD; from the coding sequence GTGACCCAACCCATGCCCGTGGATCGCATCAGCCTGACCACGTTGCGGCTGTTTGTCGCCGTGGTCGAGGAAGGCTCGCTGTCGAAGGCCGCCGAGCGCGAATCCATCGCCACCTCTGCCGCCAGCCGGCGCCTGAACGACCTGGAAAGCGGCCTGGATGTGGTGCTGTTCACCCGCAACAGCCGCGGCATGCAACTCACGCTGGCCGGCGAAAGCCTGCTTCAGCACGCGCGCCGGATGTTGCTGGCCGCCTCGGCGTTATCCAGTGAGCTGCTGGAGTACCGGCGTGGCATCCGTGGGCATATCCGCATGCTGGCCAATCTGTCGGCCATCGTGGCCTACCTGCCGGAAGCGCTGGAGGCGTTCTTTCTGGAACATCCGGACCTGCGCATCGAGCTGGAAGAACGCCCCACGCCCGGCGTGGTGCGCGGCATCCAGGAAGGCTGGGCGGAAATCGGTGTCTGTTCCGGCGACAGCGAACTGGGTGACCTCGCCGTGCTGCCGTTCCGGCGCGACCGTCTGGTGATGCTGATGCGCCCGGACCATCCGCTGGCGGGGAAGGGGCCGATCGCCTTCGCTGACACGCTGCCGTACGACCAGGTGGCGCTGCACGCGGAAAGCTCGATCTTCACCCGTTCGCAGATTGCCGCCCGCGACGCCGGGCGGTCGCTGCGGCGACGCATCCACGTGCCGGGGTTCGATGCCATCTGCCGCACGGTGCAGGCGGGGCTGGGCATCGGGCTGGTGCCGGAACCGGTGTTCGAATTATTCGGCCGTTCAATGAAGCTGCACTTCGAGCCGCTGACTGATGCCTGGGCGGAAAGAGAGCTGAAACTGGTGTACCGCAACGGCCGCACGCTCTCCACGGCCGCGCAGCAGCTGCTCGACCACCTTCGACCAAAGGATTAG